One window from the genome of Streptomyces sp. NBC_00287 encodes:
- a CDS encoding VOC family protein translates to MTAGVQTIMYPVKDLARAKAIFGALLGVEPYADEPYYVGYKDAGQDVGLDPNGHAKGMTGPVPYWHVEDIRVTRTALLEAGAESLQDVQDVGGGRLIAFLKDPEGNMIGLLQDTEK, encoded by the coding sequence ATGACCGCCGGTGTTCAGACGATCATGTACCCCGTGAAGGACCTCGCCCGGGCGAAGGCCATCTTCGGCGCTCTGCTGGGCGTGGAGCCGTATGCGGACGAGCCGTATTACGTCGGCTACAAGGACGCCGGGCAGGACGTCGGGCTCGACCCCAACGGGCATGCGAAGGGCATGACGGGGCCGGTGCCGTACTGGCACGTCGAGGACATCCGAGTGACCCGCACGGCTCTGCTGGAGGCCGGTGCCGAGTCGCTCCAGGATGTGCAGGACGTGGGCGGCGGGCGGCTGATCGCGTTCCTGAAGGATCCCGAGGGGAACATGATCGGGCTGCTCCAGGACACCGAGAAGTGA
- a CDS encoding MarR family winged helix-turn-helix transcriptional regulator has translation MAAKTAGAGLEERWRDILSVHARTMCEIDRVLHPHGLGASDFEVLDILATASPEEGEQCRVQNLVGRVHLSQSALSRLIGRLEKEGLVQRSICVEDRRGVYVTLTAKGRDLHAEVLPLQRDVLARMLHG, from the coding sequence ATGGCAGCGAAGACGGCCGGTGCAGGGCTAGAGGAACGGTGGCGGGACATCCTGTCCGTGCACGCGCGCACGATGTGCGAGATCGACCGCGTGCTGCATCCGCACGGGCTGGGAGCGAGCGACTTCGAAGTGCTCGACATCCTCGCCACCGCCTCGCCCGAAGAGGGCGAGCAGTGCCGGGTGCAGAACCTCGTCGGACGGGTGCATCTGAGCCAGAGCGCACTGTCCCGGCTGATCGGCCGGCTGGAGAAGGAAGGCCTGGTCCAGCGGTCCATCTGCGTCGAGGACCGGCGCGGCGTCTACGTCACCCTCACCGCCAAGGGCCGTGATCTGCACGCCGAGGTGCTGCCGCTGCAGCGGGACGTGCTGGCCCGTATGCTCCACGGCTGA